The following proteins are encoded in a genomic region of Leucoraja erinacea ecotype New England chromosome 23, Leri_hhj_1, whole genome shotgun sequence:
- the LOC129708131 gene encoding myosin-4-like, translated as MGDAEMAVFGKAASYLRKTDKERLEAQNRPFDAKTSCFVIDPKELFVKGTIKSREGGKATVETLLDKRTVTVKDDDVLPMNPPKYDKIEDMAMMTHLNEATVLFNLKERYSAWMIYTYSGLFCVTVNPYKWLPVYDPQVVTGYRGKKRQEAPPHIFSISDNAYQAMQTDRENQSILITGESGAGKTVNTKRVIQYFASVAAVTDAKKKEAQASGKMKGSLEDQIIQANPLLEAFGNAKTVRNDNSSRFGKFIRIHFGTTGKLASADIETYLLEKSRVTFQLKAERSYHIFYQMMTNFKPEIVESCLITTNPYDYPFISQGEITVKSIDDTEELVATDTAIDILGFVIEEKWGIYKLTGAVMHMGNMKFKQKQREEQAEPDGTEDADKVAYLTGLNSADLLKALCFPRVKVGNEFVTKGQTVQQVTNSVGALSKSVFEKMFLWMVIRINQQLDTKQARQYFIGVLDIAGFEIFDYNSLEQLCINFTNEKLQQFFNHHMFVLEQEEYKKEGIEWTFIDFGMDLAACIELIEKPMGIFSILEEECMFPKASDISFKNKLYDQHLGKSNNFLKPKPVKGKPEAHFSLAHYAGNVDYNITGWLDKNKDPLNETVIGLFQKSSVKLLGTLYVAVAEDSTKKAGKKKGGSFQTVSALFRENLGKLMANLRTTHPHFVRCLIPNETKTPGTMENHLVIHQLRCNGVLEGIRICRKGFPSRIIYGDFKQRYRILNASAIPEGQFIDSKKASEKLLGSIDVDHTQYKFGHTKVFFKAGLLGTLEEMRDDKLAMLVTRTQAVCRGFLMRVEFTRMMERREALFTLQYNIRAFTNVKHWPWMQLYFKIKPLLKSAETEKEMANMKDEFEKTKEALAKSEARKKELEEKMVALVQEKNDLLLQVQSEGETLADAEERCEGLIKNKIQLEAKMKEANERLEDEEEMNAELTAKKRKLEDECSELKKDIDDLELTLAKVEKEKHATENKVKNLTEEMASLDESIVKVTKEKKALQEAHQQTLDDLQAEEDKVNTLTKTKTKLEQQVDDLEGSLEQEKKLRMDLERAKRKLEGDLKLSQEVTMDLENDRQQLDEKLKKKEFEISQLQSKVEDEQVMATQLHKKIKELQARIEELEEEIEAERASRAKTEKQRADLSRELEEISERLEEAGGATSAQIEMNKKREAEFQKMRRDLEESTLQHEATAAALRKKQADSVAELGEQIDNLQRVKQKLEKEKSELKMEIDDLASNMESVSKAKANLEKVARTLEDQVSEMKTKHDEHQRLITDLSTHKARLTTENGELNRQVEEKEALVSQLTRGKQGYTQQLEELKRQLEEETKAKGALAHALQSSRHDCDMLREQYEEEMEAKAELQRGMSKANSEVAQWRSKYETDAIQRTEELEEAKKKLAQRLQDAEEHIEAVNSKCASLEKTKQRLQNEVEDLMIDVERANSAAAALDKKQKNFDKVLADWKQKYEETQAELEASLKESRSLSTEIFKMKNAYEESLDHLETLKRENKNLQQEISDLTEQLGESSKALHEMEKAKKTAEQEKSEIQSALEEAEASLEHEESKILRIQLELNQLKSEVDRKIAEKDEEIDQVKRNHQRVVDTMQSALEAEVRSRNDALRIKKKMEGDLNEMEIQLGHANRQASEAQKHLRNIQGQLKDTQIQLDDACRSQEDLKEQLAMVERRSGLQQAEIEEMRAALEQTDRARKIAEQELIDVTERVQLLHSQNTSLINTKKKLDADLNHIQSEMEETIQESRNAEEKAKKAITDAAMMAEELKKEQDTSAHLERMKKNLETTVKDLQLRLDEAEQLAMKGGKKQLQKLEARVRELESELESEQKRGADAIKGVRKYERRVKELSYQSEEDRKNNLRLQDLVDKLQMKVKAYKRQSEETEEQANAHLSRFRKVQHELEEAEERADIAESQVNKLRTKTREITIKSAEE; from the exons ATGGGGGATGCGGAGATGGCAGTGTTTGGAAAGGCGGCGTCGTATTTACGGAAGACTGATAAAGAAAGGCTTGAAGCTCAGAACCGACCGTTCGATGCCAAAACCTCCTGCTTTGTTATCGATCCTAAAGAACTGTTCGTGAAGGGAACCATCAAGAGTAGGGAGGGCGGCAAAGCCACCGTGGAGACCTTATTAGACAAGAGG ACCGTTACTGTTAAAGACGATGACGTCCTGCCAATGAATCCTCCAAAATACGATAAAATAGAGGACATGGCCATGATGACTCACCTGAACGAGGCAACCGTGTTGTTTAACCTCAAAGAGCGTTATTCGGCCTGGATGATCTAC ACCTACTCTGGGTTGTTCTGTGTCACTGTAAACCCCTACAAGTGGTTGCCAGTGTACGACCCGCAGGTTGTGACGGGATACAGAGGGAAGAAGCGTCAAGAGGCTCCTCCTCACATCTTCTCCATCTCTGACAACGCGTATCAAGCCATGCAGACGG ATCGTGAAAACCAGTCCATCCTGATTAC CGGAGAATCCGGTGCCGGGAAGACTGTGAACACAAAACGTGTCATCCAGTACTTCGCTTCGGTTGCAGCAGTTACCGACGCCAAGAAGAAGGAAGCTCAAGCTTCTGGGAAGATGAAG GGATCACTGGAGGATCAAATCATCCAGGCTAACCCACTGTTGGAAGCCTTCGGTAATGCCAAGACTGTGAGAAATGACAATTCATCTCGTTTC GGCAAATTCATCAGGATTCACTTCGGTACCACTGGTAAACTGGCTTCTGCTGACATTGAAACCT ATCTCCTGGAAAAATCCAGAGTGACATTCCAGCTGAAAGCTGAAAGGAGTTACCACATTTTCTACCAGATGATGACCAATTTCAAACCAGAAATTGTTG aGTCATGTCTAATTACCACAAATCCTTATGATTATCCTTTCATCAGCCAGGGTGAGATTACAGTCAAGAGTATTGATGACACAGAAGAATTGGTTGCAACTGAT aCTGCCATCGATATCCTTGGCTTCGTCATTGAAGAGAAGTGGGGCATCTACAAACTCACTGGCGCAGTGATGCACATGGGCAATATGAAATTCAAACAAAAACAGCGTGAAGAGCAGGCAGAACCAGACGGCACAGAAG ATGCCGACAAAGTTGCCTACCTGACCGGCCTCAACTCAGCAGATTTGCTAAAGGCATTGTGCTTTCCACGGGTAAAGGTTGGCAATGAATTTGTGACCAAAGGGCAGACGGTTCAGCAG GTCACCAACTCAGTTGGTGCTCTTTCCAAATCTGTTTTTGAGAAAATGTTCTTATGGATGGTCATCCGCATTAATCAACAACTGGACACAAAGCAGGCCAGACAGTATTTCATTGGTGTGCTGGACATCGCTGGTTTTGAAATTTTTGAT TACAACAGCTTGGAGCAGTTATGTATCAACTTCACAAATGAGAAGCTGCAGCAGTTCTTCAACCACCACATGTTTGTTCTGGAACAAGAGGAGTACAAGAAGGAAGGAATTGAATGGACATTCATTGACTTTGGTATGGATTTGGCTGCTTGCATTGAGCTCATTGAGAAG CCCATGGGTATCTTCTCAATCCTCGAGGAGGAGTGTATGTTCCCCAAGGCCTCAGACATTTCCTTCAAGAATAAGCTGTATGATCAGCACCTTGGAAAGTCAAACAACTTCTTGAAGCCCAAGCCTGTCAAAGGAAAGCCTGAAGCTCACTTCTCACTGGCCCATTACGCTGGCAATGTGGACTACAACATTACTGGCTGGCTGGATAAGAATAAGGATCCACTGAATGAAACTGTAATTGGGCTGTTCCAGAAGTCATCAGTAAAACTCTTGGGTACTCTCTACGTTGCAGTCGCTGAAG ACAGTACAAAGAAAGCAGGCAAAAAGAAGGGTGGTTCATTCCAGACAGTGTCTGCTTTGTTTAGG GAAAACTTGGGCAAGCTGATGGCTAACCTGAGAACCACACATCCTCATTTTGTGCGCTGTCTCATCCCCAATGAGACAAAGACACCAG GCACTATGGAAAATCACCTTGTCATACACCAGTTGAGGTGCAATGGTGTGCTGGAAGGTATCAGAATTTGCAGAAAGGGATTCCCAAGCAGAATCATCTACGGAGACTTCAAGCAAAG GTACAGGATTCTAAATGCAAGTGCAATTCctgaaggccagttcattgatagCAAAAAGGCATCTGAGAAATTACTGGGATCCATTGATGTAGATCATACCCAGTACAAGTTTGGACACACTAAG GTGTTCTTCAAGGCTGGTCTCTTAGGTACACTTGAAGAGATGAGAGATGATAAGTTGGCAATGCTCGTTACACGAACTCAAGCTGTATGCCGTGGCTTTTTAATGAGGGTTGAATTTACGAGAATGATGGAAAGGAG GGAAGCACTGTTTACTCTACAGTACAATATCCGTGCATTCACCAATGTCAAACACTGGCCATGGATGCAACTGTACTTCAAGATCAAACCTCTCCTGAAGAGTGCTGAAACTGAAAAGGAAATGGCAAATATGAAAGATGAGTTTGAGAAAACTAAGGAGGCACTTGCCAAATCTGAAGCACGGAAGAAGGAATTAGAAGAGAAAATGGTGGCTCTTGTGCAAGAAAAGAATGATCTCCTACTTCAAGTCCAATCG GAAGGTGAAACTCTGGCAGATGCAGAAGAAAGATGCGAGGGGTTGATTAAAAATAAGATTCAACTAGAGGCTAAAATGAAGGAAGCTAATGAAAGATTGGAAGATGAAGAGGAGATGAATGCTGAGCTGACAGCTAAGAAAAGGAAACTGGAGGATGAGTGCTCAGAACTGAAGAAAGATATTGATGACTTGGAGCTCACATTAGCCAAAGTTGAAAAAGAAAAACATGCCACTGAGAACAAG GTGAAAAACCTCACTGAAGAGATGGCTAGTCTTGATGAAAGCATTGTTAAAGTAACCAAGGAAAAGAAAGCTCTCCAGGAGGCCCACCAGCAGACCTTGGATGATCTCCAGGCTGAGGAAGACAAAGTCAACACTCTAACCAAAACAAAGACTAAGTTGGAACAACAAGTTGATGAT cttgaaggttctctggagcAGGAGAAGAAACTCCGCATGGATCTGGAGCGTGCTAAGAGAAAGCTTGAAGGTGACTTGAAGCTGTCTCAAGAAGTAACAATGGACTTGGAGAATGACAGGCAGCAACTGGATGAGAAACTAAAGAA GAAAGAGTTTGAAATCAGCCAGCTTCAAAGCAAAGTTGAAGATGAGCAGGTTATGGCTACCCAACTGCACAAAAAGATTAAAGAATTACAG GCTCGTATTGAGGAGCTTGAGGAAGAAATTGAAGCTGAACGTGCCTCTCGCGCTAAGACTGAGAAACAGAGAGCCGATCTTTCTCGGGAACTTGAAGAGATCAGTGAGCGACTGGAAGAAGCTGGTGGGGCAACTTCAGCTCAGATTGAAATGAACAAGAAACGAGAGGCAGAATTTCAGAAAATGCGCCGTGACCTAGAAGAATCTACCCTCCAGCACGAAGCCACAGCTGCTGCTCTTCGCAAGAAGCAGGCTGACAGCGTTGCAGAACTTGGGGAACAAATCGATAACCTGCAGCGGGTGAAGCAGAAGCTTGAGAAGGAAAAGAGTGAACTGAAGATGGAAATTGATGACCTCGCCAGCAACATGGAATCAGTGTCCAAAGCTAAG GCAAACCTTGAGAAAGTAGCACGGACACTAGAGGACCAGGTCAGTGAAATGAAGACCAAACACGATGAACATCAACGGTTGATCACCGACTTATCAACTCATAAAGCACGTCTTACAACAGAAAACG GTGAGTTGAACCGCCAAGTGGAGGAGAAAGAGGCCTTGGTATCGCAGCTGACAAGAGGGAAGCAAGGATATACCCAACAGCTTGAGGAACTGAAGAGGCAGCTGGAGGAAGAAACCAAG GCTAAGGGAGCCCTGGCCCATGCTCTGCAATCGTCCCGCCACGACTGTGACATGCTCCGTGAACAATATGAAGAGGAGATGGAGGCAAAGGCTGAGCTCCAGCGTGGaatgtccaaggccaacagtgaAGTGGCTCAGTGGAGATCAAAATATGAAACTGATGCAATCCAGCGCACAGAGGAACTGGAAGAAGCCAA GAAAAAACTTGCTCAGCGTCTGCAAGATGCAGAGGAGCATATTGAGGCCGTGAACTCCAAATGTGCTTCACTGGAAAAGACTAAACAGAGACTACAGAATGAAGTGGAGGATTTGATGATAGATGTAGAGAGGGCAaattcagcagcagcagctctggaCAAGAAACAAAAGAACTTTGACAAG GTTCTGGCAGATTGGAAACAGAAATATGAGGAGACCCAGGCAGAACtggaagcatctctgaaggaatctCGTAGTTTGAGTACAGAAATCTTTAAGATGAAGAATGCATATGAGGAGTCTCTAGATCACCTTGAAACTCTTAAACGGGAGAACAAGAATCTACAGC aggAGATTTCTGATCTGACTGAGCAACTGGGTGAAAGTAGCAAGGCCCTCCATGAGATGGAAAAGGCAAAGAAGACAGCTGAGCAGGAAAAGAGTGAAATCCAGTCAGCATTGGAGGAGGCAGAG GCCTCCCTGGAACATGAGGAGAGCAAGATCCTCCGCATTCAACTGGAACTGAACCAACTGAAATCTGAAGTTGACAGAAAGATTGCAGAGAAAGACGAGGAGATCGATCAGGTGAAGAGGAaccaccagagagttgtggacacaatGCAGAGCGCTTTGGAGGCTGAAGTCAGGAGCAGGAATGATGCCTTGAGAATCAAGAAGAAAATGGAGGGTGATCTAAATGAAATGGAGATTCAGCTGGGACATGCCAATCGCCAGGCTTCAGAAGCTCAAAAACATCTCAGAAACATACAGGGCCAATTGAAG GACACCCAGATACAGCTGGATGATGCCTGCAGAAGCCAGGAAGACTTGAAGGAGCAACTAGCCATGGTGGAGCGCAGAAGCGGCCTGCAACAGGCTGAGATTGAAGAAATGAGAGCCGCTCTGGAACAGACAGACCGAGCTCGCAAAATTGCTGAACAAGAGCTGATCGATGTCACTGAAAGAGTTCAGCTGCTGCACTCTCAG AACACCAGCCTCATCAATACTAAGAAGAAGCTGGATGCCGACCTGAATCACATCCAGTCTGAAATGGAAGAAACTATCCAGGAGTCAAGAAATGCTGAAGAGAAAGCCAAGAAGGCTATCACTGAT GCTGCCATGATGGCTGAAGAGCTGAAGAAGGAACAGGACACCAGTGCTCACCTTGAACGAATGAAGAAGAACCTCGAGACGACAGTGAAGGACCTGCAGCTTCGCCTGGATGAGGCTGAGCAGCTGGCAATGAAAGGAGGAAAGAAACAGCTCCAGAAACTGGAGGCCAGG GTGCGCGAGCTGGAAAGTGAGCTGGAAAGCGAGCAGAAGCGAGGTGCTGATGCTATTAAAGGTGTTCGCAAGTATGAAAGAAGGGTCAAGGAACTATCTTATCAG TCAGAGGAAGACAGAAAGAATAATCTGAGACTACAGGACCTGGTTGACAAGCTGCAGATGAAGGTTAAGGCCTACAAGAGACAATCGGAGGAAACT GAGGAACAGGCCAACGCTCacctgtccaggttcaggaaggtTCAGCATGAACTGGAGGAAGCCGAGGAACGTGCCGACATTGCCGAATCTCAAGTCAACAAACTTAGAACTAAAACCCGGGAAATTACTATCAAG AGCGCTGAAGAGTAG